In Streptomyces sp. NBC_01707, a genomic segment contains:
- a CDS encoding ABC transporter substrate-binding protein, producing MSGNRRKTAAALAATAAISLFASACTGQSSNGASDDPSKETTINFWHGWSAPGEVKAIQATVDAFEKAHPNIHVKVVGNMTDDKINQALRAGGSKAPDVVSSFTTNNVGKFCSSKAFIDLNSFLKKDGIDPDKTFPKAMNEYTQYDGVRCTLPLLGDAYGLYYNKDAFKAAGITAPPKTWSELAEDAKKLTKSKGDSYEQLGFMPNYHGYESTTEHYLGGWNPTYFDADGKSNIAKDPAFASMLTTQKKLVDDLGGYAKLEKYRTSFGDEWGAKHPFHTGQVAMQLDGEWRLGMAEDTKPKFEIGVAPMPVADDEADTYGKGYLTGTIAGIASTSTKQNAAWELVKFMTTDTDAVVAFANAIHNVPSTMAALKSPKLKYDPRFKTFLDIAANPDSTTTPPSVNGGAYLVSLQNLGFDIEKGKQTDIKAGLEKTAEEIDAAIAQAK from the coding sequence ATGTCCGGAAACCGCCGGAAGACGGCCGCCGCGCTCGCCGCGACCGCCGCGATATCCCTCTTCGCCTCTGCCTGCACCGGTCAGAGCAGCAACGGCGCCAGTGATGATCCGTCCAAGGAGACGACCATCAACTTCTGGCACGGCTGGAGTGCCCCGGGTGAGGTCAAGGCCATCCAGGCCACGGTCGACGCCTTCGAGAAGGCGCACCCGAACATCCATGTGAAGGTCGTCGGAAACATGACCGATGACAAGATCAACCAGGCTCTGCGGGCGGGCGGTTCCAAGGCCCCTGACGTGGTCTCCTCGTTCACCACGAACAATGTGGGCAAATTCTGCTCGTCCAAGGCCTTCATCGATCTGAACTCCTTCCTGAAGAAGGACGGGATCGACCCCGACAAGACGTTCCCGAAGGCGATGAACGAGTACACCCAGTACGACGGGGTGCGCTGCACACTGCCGCTGCTCGGTGACGCGTACGGGCTGTACTACAACAAGGACGCGTTCAAGGCCGCCGGGATCACCGCCCCGCCGAAGACCTGGTCGGAACTGGCCGAGGACGCCAAGAAGCTGACGAAGAGCAAGGGCGACTCGTACGAGCAACTCGGCTTCATGCCGAACTACCACGGCTACGAGTCGACGACCGAGCACTACCTCGGCGGCTGGAACCCGACGTACTTCGACGCCGACGGCAAGTCGAACATCGCCAAGGACCCGGCCTTCGCGTCCATGCTCACCACACAGAAGAAGCTGGTCGACGACCTGGGCGGCTACGCGAAGCTGGAGAAGTACCGGACCTCGTTCGGTGACGAGTGGGGCGCCAAGCACCCGTTCCACACCGGCCAGGTGGCCATGCAGCTGGACGGTGAGTGGCGGCTCGGCATGGCCGAGGACACCAAGCCGAAGTTCGAGATCGGGGTGGCCCCGATGCCCGTCGCCGACGACGAGGCCGACACGTACGGCAAGGGCTACCTGACCGGCACCATCGCCGGTATCGCGTCCACCTCCACCAAGCAGAACGCGGCGTGGGAGCTGGTGAAGTTCATGACGACCGACACCGACGCGGTGGTCGCCTTCGCCAACGCCATTCACAATGTGCCGTCGACGATGGCCGCCCTGAAGTCGCCGAAGCTGAAGTACGACCCGCGGTTCAAGACCTTCCTGGACATCGCCGCGAACCCCGACAGCACCACCACCCCGCCCTCGGTGAACGGCGGCGCGTACCTGGTGTCCCTGCAGAACCTCGGATTCGACATCGAGAAGGGCAAGCAGACGGACATCAAGGCGGGCCTGGAGAAGACCGCCGAGGAGATCGACGCAGCCATCGCGCAGGCGAAGTAG
- a CDS encoding ROK family transcriptional regulator produces the protein MAGTTPGTPRVLRAMNDRAALDLLLEHGPLSRTRIGKLTGLSKPTASQLLARLEAAGLVVATGTVAGRPGPNAQLYAVNARAAHVAGLDVNAQRIVAAVADVTGETVGEFELRTPGRRADSVVRQVTEALDGAVKDAGLTRAEVHRVVIGTPGAFDPGTGRLRYASHLPGWHSPALLDELAAFLPMPVEYENDVNLVAVAEQRLGAARGHDDFVLLWNEEGLGAALVINGRLHRGFTGGAGEVGFLPVPGAPLVRQVTKANSGGFQELAGAQVLSRLAGELGIDDELSRADGTHHEVAAGLVARAAQAAELGEDGPYARLLDLFATGLATGLASMVAVLDPELVVLSGELIAVGGEPLRERVQAELAELAASRPRLITGAVTHRPVLRGALESALATTRDEVFDTSR, from the coding sequence ATGGCCGGAACAACACCGGGTACCCCCCGCGTCCTGCGGGCCATGAACGACCGGGCCGCCCTCGACCTGCTGCTGGAGCACGGCCCCCTCTCCCGGACCCGGATCGGCAAGCTGACGGGCCTCTCCAAGCCCACCGCCTCGCAGCTGCTGGCCCGGCTGGAGGCGGCCGGTCTGGTCGTCGCCACCGGCACCGTCGCGGGACGCCCGGGGCCCAACGCCCAGCTGTACGCGGTGAACGCCCGGGCCGCCCATGTCGCCGGGCTCGATGTGAACGCCCAGCGGATCGTCGCCGCCGTCGCCGATGTGACCGGTGAGACGGTCGGCGAGTTCGAGCTGCGCACCCCCGGCCGGCGCGCCGACAGCGTGGTGCGGCAGGTGACCGAGGCGCTGGACGGCGCGGTCAAGGACGCCGGACTCACCCGTGCCGAGGTGCACCGGGTGGTCATCGGCACACCGGGCGCCTTCGACCCCGGCACCGGACGGCTGCGGTACGCCTCCCATCTGCCCGGCTGGCACTCCCCCGCACTGCTCGACGAGCTGGCCGCGTTCCTGCCGATGCCGGTCGAGTACGAGAACGATGTGAACCTCGTCGCCGTGGCCGAGCAGCGGCTCGGGGCGGCACGTGGACACGACGACTTCGTTCTGCTGTGGAACGAGGAGGGGCTCGGCGCCGCCCTCGTCATCAACGGACGGCTGCACCGCGGCTTCACCGGCGGCGCCGGCGAGGTCGGCTTCCTGCCGGTGCCCGGCGCCCCGCTGGTCCGCCAGGTCACCAAGGCGAACTCGGGCGGCTTCCAGGAGCTGGCGGGCGCGCAGGTGCTGTCCCGGCTGGCCGGGGAGCTCGGCATAGACGACGAGCTGAGCCGCGCGGACGGCACCCACCATGAGGTCGCGGCCGGCCTGGTCGCCCGGGCCGCCCAGGCCGCGGAGCTCGGCGAGGACGGCCCGTACGCCCGGCTCCTCGATCTGTTCGCCACCGGGCTCGCTACCGGTCTGGCCTCCATGGTCGCCGTGCTCGACCCCGAACTCGTGGTGCTGTCGGGCGAGTTGATAGCGGTCGGCGGCGAACCGTTGCGCGAGCGGGTGCAGGCGGAACTCGCCGAGCTGGCGGCCTCCCGGCCCCGGCTGATCACCGGCGCCGTGACCCACCGGCCCGTACTGCGCGGAGCGCTGGAGAGCGCCCTCGCCACGACCCGCGACGAAGTCTTCGACACCTCACGCTGA
- a CDS encoding HNH endonuclease: protein MPHVLVLNASYEPLGVVPLRRALVLVLENKAVCLEESGAFMHSATRAVPAPSVVRLKRFVRVPYRGPVPLTRRALFARDGGRCMYCGAAATSVDHVIPRSRGGQHAWDNVVAACRRCNHVKADRHLPELGWRLHQQPAPPTGLAWRIIGTGHRDPRWLPYLQPFGADDAMARIDGISA, encoded by the coding sequence GTGCCGCATGTCCTGGTTCTCAATGCGTCGTACGAGCCGCTCGGCGTCGTACCGCTCCGCCGCGCGCTCGTCCTCGTCCTCGAGAACAAGGCCGTCTGCCTCGAGGAGTCCGGCGCCTTCATGCACAGTGCCACCCGTGCTGTACCGGCACCCAGCGTCGTCCGCCTGAAGCGGTTCGTACGGGTCCCCTACCGGGGGCCCGTTCCACTCACCCGCCGGGCGCTCTTCGCCAGGGACGGCGGCCGCTGCATGTACTGCGGCGCCGCGGCGACCAGCGTCGACCATGTCATTCCACGCAGCCGTGGCGGCCAGCACGCCTGGGACAACGTGGTGGCGGCCTGCCGCCGCTGCAACCACGTCAAGGCCGACCGCCATCTGCCGGAGCTCGGCTGGCGGCTGCACCAACAGCCCGCGCCGCCGACCGGTCTCGCCTGGCGCATCATCGGGACGGGGCACAGGGACCCGCGATGGCTGCCGTACCTGCAACCGTTCGGCGCGGACGACGCAATGGCCCGGATCGATGGCATTTCAGCCTGA
- a CDS encoding carbohydrate ABC transporter permease translates to MAQALDTFKAADPSAGPVTPAERVARRKALLNWIAVHTLGVAAALFFVLPFVFLFLTSLMSDQQALTRDLWPHPFEWSNYRRVFDTPGFLTWWKNTLLYAGLGTVLTVVSSLPVAYALAKFRFRGRQLSLMLVISMMMLPPQVVVIPMYLFWAKQLDMSGTLWPLIIPMAFGDAFSIFLLRQFLLTIPNEYLDAAKVDGCGELRTLLKVVVPMARPGIAAVALFQFFYAWNDYFGPQIYASENPAAWTLSYGLESFKGAHHTDWNLTMAATALVMAPVILVFFFAQKAFVEGVTLTGVKG, encoded by the coding sequence GTGGCGCAGGCTCTCGACACCTTCAAGGCCGCCGACCCGTCCGCCGGGCCGGTCACCCCGGCCGAGCGCGTCGCACGCCGCAAGGCACTGCTGAACTGGATCGCCGTGCACACGCTCGGCGTCGCGGCCGCACTCTTCTTCGTGCTGCCGTTCGTCTTCCTGTTCCTCACCTCGCTGATGAGCGACCAGCAGGCGCTGACCCGCGATCTGTGGCCGCACCCCTTCGAGTGGAGCAACTACCGCAGGGTGTTCGACACCCCGGGCTTCCTGACCTGGTGGAAGAACACCCTGCTGTACGCGGGGCTCGGCACCGTCCTCACGGTCGTGTCGTCGCTGCCCGTGGCCTACGCGCTCGCCAAGTTCCGCTTCCGCGGCCGGCAACTGTCGCTGATGCTCGTCATCTCGATGATGATGCTGCCGCCTCAGGTCGTCGTCATCCCGATGTACCTGTTCTGGGCGAAGCAGCTGGACATGTCCGGGACGCTCTGGCCGCTGATCATCCCGATGGCCTTCGGTGACGCGTTCTCCATATTCCTGCTGAGGCAGTTCCTGCTGACCATCCCGAACGAGTACCTCGACGCGGCGAAGGTCGACGGCTGCGGCGAACTGCGCACCCTGCTGAAGGTCGTGGTGCCGATGGCCAGGCCGGGCATCGCCGCCGTCGCGCTGTTCCAGTTCTTCTACGCCTGGAACGACTACTTCGGGCCGCAGATCTACGCCTCCGAGAACCCGGCCGCCTGGACGCTCAGTTACGGACTGGAGTCCTTCAAGGGCGCACACCACACCGACTGGAACCTGACCATGGCCGCGACCGCACTGGTCATGGCCCCCGTGATCCTCGTCTTCTTCTTCGCCCAGAAGGCTTTCGTCGAGGGCGTCACACTGACCGGAGTAAAGGGCTGA
- a CDS encoding 6-phospho-beta-glucosidase — MKLAVVGGGSTYTPELIDGFARLRDTLPVEELVLVDPAADRLELVGGLARRIFAKQGHPGRIVTTSDVDAGVADADAVLLQLRVGGQAARNQDETWPLECGCIGQETTGAGGLAKALRTVPVVLDIAERVRRANPDAWIIDFTNPVGIVTRALLQAGHKAVGLCNVAIGFQRKFAALLDVTPGEVHLDHVGLNHLTWELGVRLGGPHGENVLPKLLAEHGDTIADHLHMPRAIVDRLGVVPSYYLRYFYAHDEVVRELGSKPSRAAEVAAMEKELLAMYGDPALDEKPALLAKRGGAFYSEAAVDLASSLLGSGGSAVQVVNTYNKGTLPFLPDDAVIEVQARVDGTGATPLAVPELDPLYAGLISHVTAYEDLALEAALRGGRDRVFKALLAHPLTGQFEYAEALTDKLIAHNREHLAWA, encoded by the coding sequence ATGAAGCTCGCAGTAGTTGGTGGCGGGTCCACCTACACACCTGAACTGATCGACGGGTTCGCCCGGCTGCGGGACACACTCCCCGTCGAGGAACTCGTACTCGTCGACCCGGCGGCCGACCGCCTCGAACTGGTCGGCGGCCTCGCCCGGCGGATCTTCGCCAAGCAGGGCCACCCGGGCCGGATCGTCACCACCTCGGACGTCGACGCGGGCGTCGCAGACGCCGACGCGGTCCTGCTCCAGCTGCGCGTCGGCGGCCAGGCCGCCCGCAACCAGGACGAGACCTGGCCGCTGGAGTGCGGTTGCATCGGCCAGGAGACCACCGGAGCCGGCGGTCTCGCCAAGGCACTGCGCACCGTCCCGGTCGTCCTCGACATCGCCGAGCGGGTCCGCCGCGCCAACCCCGACGCCTGGATCATCGACTTCACCAACCCGGTCGGCATCGTGACCCGGGCGCTGCTCCAGGCCGGCCACAAGGCCGTCGGCCTGTGCAACGTGGCGATCGGCTTCCAGCGCAAGTTCGCCGCGCTGCTCGACGTCACCCCCGGCGAGGTGCACCTCGACCACGTCGGCCTCAACCACCTGACGTGGGAGCTCGGGGTCAGGCTCGGCGGCCCGCACGGCGAGAACGTGCTGCCGAAGCTGCTCGCCGAGCACGGCGACACGATCGCCGACCATCTGCACATGCCCCGGGCGATCGTCGACCGGCTCGGCGTCGTCCCCTCGTACTACCTGCGGTACTTCTACGCGCACGACGAGGTCGTACGCGAGCTCGGCAGCAAGCCGTCCCGGGCGGCCGAGGTCGCCGCGATGGAGAAGGAACTCCTCGCCATGTACGGCGACCCGGCCCTGGACGAGAAGCCCGCACTGCTCGCCAAGCGCGGTGGCGCGTTCTACTCGGAAGCGGCCGTGGACCTGGCGTCCTCGCTGCTGGGCTCCGGCGGCTCCGCCGTGCAGGTGGTCAATACGTACAACAAGGGGACGCTGCCGTTCCTGCCCGACGACGCCGTGATCGAGGTCCAGGCCCGCGTCGACGGCACGGGCGCGACACCGCTCGCCGTTCCCGAACTGGACCCGCTGTACGCCGGTCTGATCTCCCATGTGACGGCGTACGAGGACCTCGCCCTGGAAGCGGCGCTCCGCGGGGGCCGGGACCGGGTCTTCAAGGCACTGCTCGCCCACCCGCTGACCGGCCAGTTCGAGTACGCCGAGGCGCTCACCGACAAGCTGATCGCGCACAACCGGGAGCACCTGGCGTGGGCGTGA
- a CDS encoding beta-N-acetylglucosaminidase domain-containing protein has protein sequence MRLRHRKHATAVAVAVLGGLLSTGTPAAFAAPSDPGSPAVTTPDRTDEDALPTVWPRPQTIKASGTAVPLSTEVTLVAGAHADPYAVDAARQVLRDAGVRTVHEALPGRGPVVRVGGDGAQDALRTLRAPERADLPSGGYRIAVGTVAGRSTVALDGVGDDGLFHAVQTLRQLVRNGSVAGVTVRDWPGTAVRGMTEGFYGQPWTRDERLAQIDFMGRTKQNRYLYAAGDDPYRQARWRDPYPAERRADFRALAERARARHVTLGWAVAPGQAMCMSSDGDVKALTRKIDAMWALGVRVFQLQFQDVSYSEWHCDDDVATFGRGPEAAARAQARVASEVARHLAQRHPGSEPLSVMPTEFYQDGATDYRAALAKELDDRVQIAWTGVGVVPRTITGQELAGARATFRHPLVTMDNYPVNDYAQDRIFLGPYTGRDPAVAIGSAALLANAMEQPSASRIPLFTAADFAWNPKGYLPQESWQAAIDDLAGDDAGAREALRALARNSATSVLGGDESAYLRPLLAAFWKSRTTTADATAQADAARELRAAFTVMRQAPQRLKSPADGRLDDEVRPWTEQLARYGRAGELAVDLLQAQARGDGAAAWKASLALEPLQKATGAGGATVGKGVLDPFLDRVRKEADAWTGADRDAGTVNEAPGSYTVRLDRARPMEAVTAMTVPGVGADATLQAHVPGEGWRSLGPVSRTGWTQTAAGGLRTDAIRLIWPTGSLATAPGASAGTLPPIVSGTVTAPEAPRVRALVPWFGDEPVAWLDLVRGETDAEIGGRPQRVQARLAARRPAAVRGALTAKAPQGIKVSVPGRTTVPRGSSTDVPVEITVPADTPAGEYEVPFSFGGEESTLTVRAYPRTAGPDLVRTATASSSGDETPDFPATGASDGDPTTRWSSPAEDGAWWQAELAEPARIGQVVLQWQDAYASRYRIQVSADGRTWRTAATVRDGKGGSESVRMDAKDTRFLRIQGDGRATEFGYSLWSVEAYAVAEQSD, from the coding sequence ATGCGGCTCAGGCACAGAAAGCACGCCACGGCCGTCGCCGTCGCCGTGCTCGGAGGACTGCTCTCCACCGGAACCCCGGCCGCCTTCGCCGCGCCGTCGGACCCCGGCTCCCCCGCCGTCACCACACCCGACCGTACGGACGAGGACGCACTGCCCACCGTGTGGCCGCGGCCACAGACCATCAAGGCGTCCGGGACGGCCGTACCGCTCTCCACCGAGGTGACCCTCGTCGCCGGCGCGCACGCCGACCCGTACGCCGTCGACGCCGCCAGGCAGGTGCTGCGCGACGCGGGCGTGCGGACCGTGCACGAGGCACTGCCGGGACGCGGGCCGGTCGTCCGGGTCGGCGGCGACGGCGCGCAGGACGCCCTTCGCACGCTCCGCGCCCCCGAGCGCGCCGACCTGCCGTCCGGCGGCTACCGGATCGCGGTCGGCACGGTCGCGGGCCGGTCCACCGTCGCCCTGGACGGTGTCGGCGACGACGGCCTGTTCCACGCCGTGCAGACGCTGCGCCAGCTGGTCCGGAACGGAAGCGTCGCCGGGGTCACCGTGCGGGACTGGCCGGGCACCGCCGTACGCGGAATGACCGAGGGGTTCTACGGGCAGCCGTGGACCCGCGACGAGCGGCTCGCGCAGATCGACTTCATGGGGCGTACGAAGCAGAACCGGTACCTCTATGCGGCGGGCGACGACCCGTACCGGCAGGCCCGCTGGCGCGATCCGTACCCCGCCGAGCGGCGCGCCGACTTCCGGGCGCTGGCCGAACGGGCCCGTGCCCGGCACGTGACCCTCGGCTGGGCGGTCGCCCCCGGCCAGGCCATGTGCATGTCCTCCGACGGCGATGTGAAGGCGCTGACCCGGAAGATCGACGCCATGTGGGCGCTGGGCGTGCGCGTCTTCCAGCTCCAGTTCCAGGACGTCAGCTACAGCGAATGGCACTGCGACGACGACGTCGCCACGTTCGGCCGCGGCCCGGAGGCGGCGGCGAGGGCGCAGGCGCGGGTCGCGAGCGAGGTCGCCCGGCATCTCGCGCAGCGGCATCCGGGCTCGGAGCCGCTGTCGGTGATGCCGACGGAGTTCTACCAGGACGGGGCCACGGACTACCGCGCCGCGCTCGCCAAGGAGCTGGACGATCGGGTGCAGATCGCCTGGACCGGGGTCGGCGTCGTACCGCGGACCATCACCGGACAGGAACTGGCCGGTGCGCGCGCCACGTTCCGGCATCCGCTGGTCACGATGGACAACTACCCGGTCAACGACTACGCGCAGGACCGTATCTTCCTCGGCCCGTACACCGGCCGGGACCCCGCGGTCGCGATCGGCTCGGCGGCGTTGCTCGCCAATGCGATGGAGCAGCCGTCCGCGTCCCGCATCCCACTGTTCACCGCCGCCGACTTCGCCTGGAACCCGAAGGGTTACCTGCCGCAGGAGTCCTGGCAGGCGGCGATCGACGATCTGGCGGGCGACGACGCGGGGGCCCGGGAGGCACTGCGTGCGCTGGCCCGGAACAGTGCGACGTCCGTGCTGGGCGGCGACGAGTCGGCGTACCTGCGGCCGCTCCTGGCCGCGTTCTGGAAGTCCCGTACGACGACGGCGGACGCGACGGCGCAGGCGGACGCGGCGCGCGAGCTGCGGGCCGCGTTCACGGTGATGCGCCAGGCGCCGCAGCGGCTGAAGAGTCCGGCGGACGGGCGGCTCGACGACGAAGTGCGACCGTGGACCGAGCAGTTGGCCAGGTACGGCCGGGCGGGCGAACTCGCCGTCGATCTGCTGCAGGCCCAGGCGCGCGGCGACGGCGCGGCCGCATGGAAGGCGTCGCTGGCGCTGGAGCCGCTGCAGAAGGCCACCGGGGCCGGCGGCGCGACGGTCGGCAAGGGGGTCCTCGATCCGTTCCTGGACCGGGTGCGCAAGGAGGCCGACGCGTGGACCGGCGCGGACCGGGACGCCGGGACGGTGAACGAGGCCCCGGGCAGCTACACGGTCCGGCTGGACCGCGCGCGCCCGATGGAGGCCGTGACCGCGATGACCGTTCCCGGGGTGGGGGCGGACGCGACGCTGCAGGCCCATGTGCCGGGCGAGGGCTGGCGCAGCCTCGGCCCGGTGTCCCGGACCGGCTGGACCCAGACCGCGGCCGGTGGCCTGCGAACCGACGCGATCCGGCTGATCTGGCCCACGGGCTCCTTGGCGACGGCCCCGGGCGCGAGCGCGGGCACGCTGCCGCCGATCGTCTCCGGAACCGTCACCGCACCCGAAGCCCCCCGGGTACGCGCCCTCGTGCCGTGGTTCGGCGACGAACCCGTCGCCTGGCTCGATCTCGTACGTGGGGAGACCGACGCGGAGATCGGCGGCAGGCCGCAGCGGGTCCAGGCACGGCTCGCCGCCCGCCGCCCCGCCGCGGTGCGCGGCGCACTCACCGCGAAGGCCCCGCAGGGCATCAAGGTGTCCGTCCCAGGTCGGACGACGGTGCCGCGCGGGTCCAGTACCGACGTCCCGGTGGAGATCACGGTCCCGGCGGACACCCCGGCCGGCGAGTACGAGGTGCCCTTCAGCTTCGGTGGCGAGGAGAGCACCCTCACCGTCCGGGCCTACCCGCGTACCGCCGGCCCCGACCTGGTCCGCACCGCCACCGCCTCCTCGTCCGGCGACGAGACCCCGGACTTCCCGGCCACGGGCGCCTCCGACGGCGATCCCACCACCCGCTGGTCGTCCCCGGCCGAGGACGGCGCCTGGTGGCAGGCGGAGCTCGCGGAGCCCGCCAGGATCGGCCAGGTGGTGCTGCAGTGGCAGGACGCATACGCCTCCCGCTACCGCATTCAGGTCTCCGCGGACGGCCGTACCTGGCGTACGGCGGCCACCGTCCGGGACGGCAAGGGCGGCAGCGAGTCCGTCCGGATGGACGCGAAGGACACCCGTTTCCTCAGGATCCAGGGCGACGGGCGGGCCACCGAGTTCGGCTACTCGCTCTGGTCGGTGGAGGCGTACGCCGTCGCGGAGCAGAGCGACTGA
- a CDS encoding carbohydrate ABC transporter permease yields MTTYTLRSKRRTAALRTAAFMSPWLIGFCVFFAYPLISTLYFSFTHYDGFAAPEFNGLKNWSYVFDDYPLFWPALRNTLWLVVVMVSCRVVFGLGVGLLITRIKTGTGVFRTLFYLPYLAPPVAATLGFVFLLNPGTGPVNSILGDLGLPTPGWFTDATWSKPALTALAVWGVGDLMVIFMAALLDVPKEQYEAAELDGATAFQRFRFVTLPNISPIVMFAVVTGIIQTMQYYTQPLVAGKVASGVMGGSGQQFEPGYPDKSTLTLPQLVYNLGFQRFDYGSACVVALVLFVLAMAFTALLMRRRSGLIQAGE; encoded by the coding sequence ATGACCACGTACACACTCCGTTCGAAGCGCCGAACGGCGGCACTGCGAACGGCGGCCTTCATGTCGCCGTGGCTGATCGGGTTCTGTGTCTTCTTCGCCTACCCGCTGATCTCCACGCTCTACTTCTCCTTCACCCACTACGACGGTTTCGCGGCCCCGGAGTTCAACGGGCTGAAGAACTGGTCGTACGTCTTCGACGACTACCCGCTGTTCTGGCCCGCCCTGCGCAACACCTTGTGGCTGGTCGTGGTGATGGTCAGCTGCCGGGTCGTCTTCGGTCTCGGCGTCGGCCTGCTGATCACCAGGATCAAGACGGGTACAGGTGTCTTCCGCACCCTGTTCTACCTGCCGTATCTGGCTCCACCGGTCGCGGCGACACTGGGTTTCGTCTTCCTGCTCAACCCGGGTACGGGGCCGGTCAATTCGATCCTCGGCGATCTGGGGCTGCCCACGCCGGGCTGGTTCACCGACGCCACCTGGTCCAAGCCGGCCCTGACCGCGCTCGCGGTGTGGGGGGTGGGCGACCTGATGGTGATCTTCATGGCCGCGCTGCTCGACGTACCGAAGGAGCAGTACGAGGCGGCGGAGCTGGACGGGGCGACCGCGTTCCAGCGGTTCCGCTTCGTCACGCTGCCGAACATCTCGCCGATCGTGATGTTCGCCGTGGTCACCGGGATCATCCAGACGATGCAGTACTACACCCAGCCACTCGTGGCGGGGAAGGTCGCCTCGGGCGTCATGGGCGGCTCCGGGCAGCAGTTCGAACCGGGATATCCCGACAAATCGACACTGACGCTTCCGCAGCTCGTCTACAACCTCGGCTTCCAGCGTTTCGACTACGGGTCCGCCTGTGTGGTCGCGCTCGTTCTCTTCGTACTCGCCATGGCGTTCACCGCACTGCTGATGCGGCGCCGCAGCGGGCTGATCCAGGCAGGTGAGTGA
- a CDS encoding mechanosensitive ion channel family protein, giving the protein MSLSALLAAAPSPEPGGSLDEAAKQAGDAAGWVEENWSTWLNTGLRIVLIAAIAIVLRIAIRRALSKLIERMNRSAQAVEGTALGGLLVNAERRRQRSEAIGSVLRSVASFLILGTAALMILGAFQIDLAPLLASAGVAGVALGFGARNLVTDFLSGVFMILEDQYGVGDTIDAGVASGEVIEVGLRVTKLRGDNGEIWYVRNGEVKRIGNLSQGWSTAGLDVQVRPTEDLDRVRTVITEAAARMAKEDPWNERLWGPVEILGLDSVLLDSMTVRVTAKTMPGKSLGVERELRWRIKGAFDEAGIRMVGGVPAQPDEASAADPTAAMAAPSAYASATSPQSLATSPITPPSNLGK; this is encoded by the coding sequence GTGTCTCTGTCCGCGCTGTTGGCCGCTGCACCGTCACCCGAGCCGGGCGGCTCGCTGGACGAAGCCGCCAAGCAGGCCGGCGATGCCGCGGGCTGGGTGGAGGAGAACTGGTCCACCTGGCTGAACACCGGTCTTCGTATCGTTCTCATCGCGGCGATCGCGATCGTGTTGCGCATCGCGATCCGTCGTGCCCTCAGCAAGCTCATCGAGCGGATGAACCGCAGCGCCCAGGCCGTCGAGGGCACCGCGCTCGGCGGGCTGCTGGTCAATGCGGAACGCCGACGTCAGCGCTCCGAGGCCATCGGGTCCGTACTCCGGTCGGTCGCCTCGTTCCTGATCCTCGGTACGGCCGCCCTGATGATCCTGGGTGCGTTCCAGATCGATCTGGCCCCGCTTCTCGCCTCCGCCGGTGTCGCCGGCGTGGCGCTCGGATTCGGCGCGCGCAACCTCGTCACCGACTTCCTCTCCGGCGTCTTCATGATCCTCGAGGACCAGTACGGCGTCGGCGACACCATCGACGCGGGCGTCGCCTCCGGCGAGGTCATCGAGGTCGGGCTGCGGGTCACCAAGCTGCGCGGCGACAATGGCGAGATCTGGTACGTCCGCAACGGCGAGGTGAAGCGGATCGGCAACCTCAGCCAGGGCTGGTCGACCGCCGGGCTCGACGTGCAGGTACGCCCCACGGAGGATCTCGACCGGGTACGCACGGTGATCACCGAGGCCGCCGCGAGGATGGCCAAGGAAGACCCGTGGAACGAGCGCCTGTGGGGTCCGGTGGAGATCCTCGGCCTGGACTCCGTGCTCCTCGACTCGATGACGGTCCGGGTGACGGCGAAGACGATGCCGGGCAAGTCCCTGGGCGTGGAGCGCGAGCTGCGCTGGCGGATCAAGGGGGCCTTCGACGAGGCGGGCATCCGGATGGTCGGCGGCGTACCGGCGCAGCCGGACGAGGCGTCGGCGGCGGACCCGACGGCCGCGATGGCCGCCCCGTCGGCGTACGCGTCCGCGACGTCGCCGCAGTCGCTGGCCACGTCGCCGATCACCCCGCCGTCGAACCTGGGCAAGTAG